Proteins from one Streptosporangium becharense genomic window:
- a CDS encoding class II aldolase/adducin family protein, producing MKTDAEIREAGPRPAEELDLPALPERAGSIAEERLHRKRQLAAAFRIFARYGYDEGIAGHITARDPEFPGRFWVNPYAVHFSRIRVSDLLLLDERGHVVEGGRRTNKAAFWIHSSIHDARPDVTAVAHAHTVHGRAFASLGRPLDPIIQESCAFYDDHVVFDEYKGLVLEKAEGRRIAARLGDRRAAVLRHHGLLTVGRSVEEAAWWFIAMERACQMQLLADAAGRPRVMSREEAVLAHRQFGSANMARHNFRLLADLVFEQEPDVLD from the coding sequence ATGAAGACCGACGCCGAGATCCGCGAGGCCGGCCCGCGGCCCGCCGAAGAACTCGACCTCCCCGCCCTTCCGGAACGGGCGGGCTCGATCGCCGAGGAGCGGCTGCACCGCAAGCGGCAACTCGCCGCGGCCTTCCGCATCTTCGCCAGGTACGGCTACGACGAGGGCATCGCCGGCCACATCACGGCGCGAGACCCGGAGTTCCCCGGCCGGTTCTGGGTCAACCCGTACGCGGTGCACTTCTCCAGGATCCGCGTCAGCGACCTGCTCCTCCTCGACGAGCGGGGGCACGTCGTCGAAGGCGGACGCCGCACCAACAAGGCCGCGTTCTGGATCCACTCCTCCATCCACGACGCCCGCCCGGACGTGACCGCCGTGGCCCACGCCCACACCGTCCACGGCCGCGCGTTCGCCTCCCTCGGCCGCCCGCTCGACCCGATCATCCAGGAGTCGTGCGCGTTCTACGACGACCACGTGGTCTTCGACGAGTACAAGGGCCTGGTGCTGGAGAAGGCCGAAGGCCGCCGCATCGCCGCCCGCCTCGGCGACCGCCGGGCGGCCGTCCTCCGTCACCACGGCCTGCTCACCGTCGGCCGCTCCGTCGAGGAGGCCGCCTGGTGGTTCATCGCCATGGAGCGCGCCTGCCAGATGCAGCTGCTGGCCGACGCGGCCGGGCGGCCCCGCGTCATGAGCCGGGAGGAGGCGGTGCTGGCGCACCGCCAGTTCGGCAGCGCCAACATGGCCCGCCACAACTTCCGGCTCCTGGCGGACCTGGTCTTCGAGCAGGAGCCCGACGTCCTCGACTGA
- a CDS encoding TetR/AcrR family transcriptional regulator C-terminal domain-containing protein yields the protein MTTTRRQDEIVEAALGLLDERGADAVSLRAVADRLGVRLNTVSWHVKTKARLLELMADVILADLSLDDLPDDWEQRIREITRRYRGALLAHRDGARIVAGTYAAERHTLRTAEAMVACLLSGGLPERDAAWACWVLVYFTLGLTQEEQGASELADTLAEAVSPHAHPALTRVFGHLAGGTFAERHDFGLDLIVRSLRTGASAGPAWEPARTPGGDGR from the coding sequence GTGACGACCACCCGGCGGCAGGACGAGATCGTGGAGGCCGCCCTCGGCCTGCTGGACGAGAGAGGCGCCGACGCGGTGAGCCTGCGGGCGGTCGCCGACCGGCTCGGAGTGCGGCTCAACACGGTCTCCTGGCACGTGAAGACCAAGGCCCGGCTGCTGGAGCTGATGGCCGACGTCATCCTGGCCGACCTGTCCCTGGACGACCTGCCGGACGACTGGGAGCAGCGGATACGCGAGATCACCCGCAGGTACCGCGGGGCCCTGCTGGCCCACCGCGACGGCGCGCGGATCGTGGCGGGCACCTACGCGGCCGAGCGGCACACCCTGCGCACGGCCGAGGCGATGGTCGCCTGCCTGCTCTCGGGCGGGCTGCCGGAGAGGGACGCCGCGTGGGCGTGCTGGGTCCTGGTGTACTTCACGCTGGGCCTGACCCAGGAGGAGCAGGGGGCGTCCGAACTCGCGGACACCCTCGCCGAGGCGGTCTCCCCGCACGCGCATCCCGCGTTGACCCGGGTGTTCGGCCATCTGGCGGGCGGCACGTTCGCGGAGCGCCACGACTTCGGCCTCGACCTGATCGTCAGGTCCCTGCGCACCGGCGCGTCCGCCGGCCCCGCGTGGGAACCGGCACGGACGCCCGGCGGCGACGGCCGGTAG
- a CDS encoding helix-turn-helix domain-containing protein, with protein sequence MARQSAEQSVTQGGILAQPGGGGPTILRILLGAQLRRLRTAKDISREQAGYAIRASHAKISRLELGRVGFKERDVADLLTLYGVTDIEERAPLLALARQANAPGWWHKYGDLLPSWFEVYVGLEEAASVVRTYEVQFIPGLLQSPEYARAVIMLVHGGASPYEVDRRVALRMARQERLTRPDAPALWAVMDEAVLRRPIGGPQVLRDQVDHLLKATELPNVSLQIMPFDRGGHAAAGGPFSILRFPERDLPDVVYMEQLTSALYVDKLEETDHYMQVMDRLCVQAYSVAESKRFLERLRAELAD encoded by the coding sequence ATGGCGAGACAGAGTGCCGAACAGAGTGTGACCCAGGGCGGAATCCTCGCCCAGCCGGGTGGTGGTGGCCCCACCATCCTGCGCATTCTTCTCGGTGCCCAGTTGCGTCGGCTCCGCACGGCCAAGGACATCTCCCGGGAGCAGGCCGGCTACGCCATCCGGGCCTCACACGCCAAGATCAGCCGCCTGGAGCTGGGGCGGGTCGGTTTCAAGGAGCGCGACGTCGCCGACCTGCTGACCCTGTACGGGGTGACCGATATCGAGGAGAGGGCCCCGCTGCTCGCGCTGGCCCGCCAGGCGAACGCCCCGGGCTGGTGGCACAAGTACGGCGACCTCCTCCCCAGCTGGTTCGAGGTCTACGTCGGCCTCGAAGAGGCCGCCTCGGTCGTCCGGACCTACGAGGTGCAGTTCATCCCCGGCCTCCTGCAGAGCCCGGAGTATGCGCGCGCGGTCATCATGCTCGTGCACGGAGGCGCCTCCCCCTACGAGGTCGACCGCCGCGTCGCGCTCCGGATGGCCCGCCAGGAGCGGCTGACCAGGCCGGACGCGCCGGCGCTGTGGGCGGTGATGGACGAGGCCGTGCTGCGGCGCCCCATCGGCGGGCCGCAGGTGCTGCGTGACCAGGTCGACCACCTGCTCAAGGCGACCGAGCTGCCCAACGTCAGCCTGCAGATCATGCCGTTCGACCGGGGCGGCCACGCCGCCGCCGGCGGCCCGTTCTCCATCCTGCGGTTCCCGGAGCGTGACCTGCCCGACGTGGTCTACATGGAACAGCTCACCAGCGCGCTCTACGTCGACAAGCTGGAGGAGACCGACCACTACATGCAGGTCATGGACCGCCTGTGCGTCCAGGCGTACTCGGTCGCCGAGAGCAAGCGGTTCCTGGAGAGGCTGCGCGCGGAGCTGGCGGACTGA
- a CDS encoding helix-turn-helix domain-containing protein has product MENGSDIDLLVARRLQALRTRSGMTLNALAERTGLSAPYLSRLEKGERQPSVGTLLQLARVYGVSVGELVEGRPGGDYHLLRAADATAHQGRDGRYTVLSGPRAAVSVMRVELPPGSRSEEARHAGEEWLHVLSGRAGFVLDGEPVVLEEGDAVHFDSGRPHSLANEGDGTVTVLIVSTAAPTPASHPMPPASREATPVTAARRPAARDR; this is encoded by the coding sequence ATGGAGAACGGCTCGGACATCGACCTTCTGGTCGCCCGGCGGCTACAGGCGCTGCGCACCCGCAGCGGCATGACGCTGAACGCGCTCGCCGAACGGACCGGGTTGTCCGCCCCGTACCTGTCCCGCCTGGAGAAGGGCGAGCGCCAGCCGTCCGTCGGCACCCTGCTCCAGCTCGCCAGGGTCTACGGCGTCTCGGTCGGCGAACTGGTCGAGGGGCGGCCCGGCGGCGACTACCACCTGCTGCGCGCGGCCGACGCGACGGCGCACCAGGGACGGGACGGCCGCTACACGGTGCTGAGCGGCCCGCGCGCGGCCGTGTCCGTGATGCGGGTGGAGCTTCCGCCGGGCAGCCGCTCCGAGGAGGCCCGGCACGCGGGCGAGGAGTGGCTGCACGTGCTCTCCGGTCGCGCCGGGTTCGTCCTCGACGGCGAGCCCGTCGTCCTGGAGGAGGGCGACGCCGTCCACTTCGACTCCGGCCGCCCGCACAGCCTGGCCAACGAGGGCGACGGCACGGTGACGGTGCTGATCGTGTCGACGGCGGCGCCCACGCCCGCCTCCCATCCGATGCCGCCGGCGTCCCGGGAGGCTACGCCGGTGACAGCAGCTCGGCGACCAGCCGCCCGGGATCGGTGA
- a CDS encoding MarR family winged helix-turn-helix transcriptional regulator has protein sequence MTAGAGEPLHRHSSLGYQVNHLGRLLAQALRARTAPHGVVPGQFAQLLALYEQDGLTQNQLCERVRIDQSTMAHTLQRMQRDGLVERAADPADRRRVLITLTGRARELESDLVRAAGEVNAVVTRGLTEEEVTGFMLTLSRLIENLEADSAGGVQS, from the coding sequence CGCCGGAGCCGGGGAGCCGCTGCACCGTCACTCCTCCCTCGGGTATCAGGTGAACCACCTGGGGCGGTTGCTCGCCCAGGCCCTGCGGGCCCGCACGGCGCCGCACGGCGTCGTGCCGGGCCAGTTCGCCCAGCTGTTGGCCCTCTACGAGCAGGACGGGCTGACCCAGAACCAGCTCTGCGAACGGGTGCGGATCGACCAGTCGACCATGGCCCACACCCTCCAGCGCATGCAGCGTGACGGCCTCGTCGAGCGCGCCGCCGATCCCGCCGACCGCCGCCGGGTACTGATCACTCTGACCGGGCGTGCGCGGGAGCTGGAGAGCGATCTCGTCCGGGCCGCGGGCGAGGTCAACGCGGTGGTGACCCGCGGGCTGACCGAGGAGGAGGTGACGGGATTCATGCTGACGCTCTCGCGGTTGATCGAGAATCTCGAGGCCGACTCGGCGGGTGGGGTGCAGTCTTAG
- a CDS encoding RidA family protein, whose product MSVTRVNPAGVHALPQLITQVTVAERRRLAYVSGQVAWDENGEPVGRGDHAAQIAQIIRNLDACLASVGATRSDLVKETVYVVEYVPDLAPVIIGALREGVTAPPASTLVAVPALFAPEFLIEVEVVVAIPDHASEAI is encoded by the coding sequence ATGTCCGTGACACGCGTCAACCCCGCCGGCGTCCACGCGCTGCCTCAGCTCATCACCCAGGTGACCGTCGCCGAGCGGCGCCGGCTCGCGTACGTCTCCGGGCAGGTGGCCTGGGACGAGAACGGCGAACCGGTCGGCAGGGGAGACCACGCCGCGCAGATCGCGCAGATCATCCGCAACCTGGACGCCTGTCTCGCCTCGGTCGGCGCCACCCGCTCCGACCTCGTCAAGGAGACCGTCTACGTGGTCGAATACGTGCCCGACCTGGCGCCCGTCATCATCGGCGCGCTGCGCGAGGGGGTCACCGCCCCGCCGGCGAGCACGCTCGTGGCGGTGCCCGCCCTTTTCGCGCCGGAGTTCCTCATCGAGGTGGAGGTCGTCGTCGCGATTCCGGATCATGCCTCTGAGGCAATTTAA
- a CDS encoding FAD-dependent monooxygenase, which translates to MEQVIVVGGGPTGLWAACELRRAGLPVLLLERRTERSPHSKALTLHPRTIEVFAMRGLEGPFLDEGIKLPTGHFGGLEHRLDFRPLDTPYPFTLLYPQAGTEEILERHALDLGVRIRRGHAVTGLRQDEASVGLEVSGPDGDYAERAEYVVGCDGTGSTVRRAAGIAFPGSDATIVGYLGDVRLDAPPPPGFFRHGAEGTVMAVPLPGGLHRFVGVDPAGQDVAGTDLTFGEFRETVTRVAGEDFGMRDPVWLSRFGNATRQAAEYRRGRVLLAGDAAHMHFPTGGVGLNVGVQDAMNLAWKLAARIRGQAPDGLLDTYHTERHPVGAALLESSLAQTALLAGFSPAGRGLRSLLCRLVADHPELSLDLARRLSALDVAYPSTGPSAHPLTGTRTPDLYLAGDPEARVYDLLRTGRPLLLDLSGTAPAGAGLAGGALEAAGPRARALGIEVRSGTLTGAPRPGWSTAGAVLIRPDGHVWWAGDQPSDAALGTTALEALSTLYPAPLPGAA; encoded by the coding sequence GTGGAACAGGTAATCGTCGTCGGAGGCGGGCCGACCGGCCTCTGGGCAGCGTGCGAACTGCGCAGAGCCGGACTGCCCGTCCTCCTCCTGGAACGCCGGACGGAGCGCAGCCCGCACTCCAAGGCGCTGACGCTGCATCCCCGCACGATCGAGGTGTTCGCGATGCGAGGACTGGAGGGTCCCTTCCTCGACGAAGGGATCAAGCTGCCGACCGGCCACTTCGGCGGCCTGGAGCACCGGCTGGACTTCCGGCCGCTCGACACCCCGTACCCCTTCACGCTCCTCTACCCGCAGGCGGGCACCGAGGAGATCCTGGAACGGCACGCCCTCGACCTGGGGGTCCGGATCCGCCGGGGGCACGCCGTGACCGGCCTCCGGCAGGACGAGGCGTCGGTGGGCCTGGAGGTGTCCGGCCCCGACGGTGACTACGCCGAGCGGGCGGAGTACGTCGTCGGCTGCGACGGAACGGGCAGCACGGTACGCCGGGCGGCCGGCATCGCCTTCCCCGGCAGCGACGCCACGATCGTCGGCTACCTCGGCGACGTCCGTCTCGACGCCCCGCCGCCGCCCGGGTTCTTCAGGCACGGCGCCGAGGGCACGGTGATGGCCGTGCCGCTGCCGGGCGGGCTGCACCGTTTCGTCGGCGTGGACCCGGCCGGGCAGGACGTCGCCGGCACCGACCTGACCTTCGGGGAGTTCCGGGAGACGGTGACCCGCGTCGCCGGGGAGGACTTCGGGATGCGCGACCCGGTCTGGCTCTCCCGCTTCGGCAACGCCACCCGGCAGGCGGCCGAGTATCGCAGGGGGCGGGTCCTGCTCGCCGGGGACGCCGCGCACATGCACTTCCCCACCGGCGGGGTGGGGCTCAACGTGGGCGTGCAGGACGCGATGAACCTGGCCTGGAAGCTGGCCGCGCGGATCCGGGGGCAGGCGCCGGACGGACTGCTGGACACCTACCACACCGAGCGGCACCCGGTGGGGGCCGCGCTGCTGGAGAGCAGCCTGGCGCAGACCGCGCTCCTCGCCGGGTTCTCCCCCGCCGGGCGGGGCCTCCGCTCACTCCTCTGCCGTCTCGTCGCGGACCATCCGGAGCTCTCGCTCGACCTCGCCCGGCGGCTGTCCGCACTCGACGTCGCCTACCCGTCCACCGGCCCGTCGGCGCACCCCCTCACCGGTACCAGGACCCCGGACCTGTACCTGGCGGGTGATCCGGAGGCCCGCGTGTACGACCTGCTGCGCACCGGCCGCCCCCTGCTGCTCGACCTCTCCGGCACCGCCCCGGCCGGTGCCGGCCTCGCGGGGGGAGCGCTGGAGGCGGCCGGACCGCGGGCGCGCGCTCTCGGAATCGAGGTCCGTTCCGGAACCCTGACCGGGGCCCCGCGGCCCGGATGGTCGACGGCCGGAGCCGTGCTGATCCGCCCCGACGGCCACGTGTGGTGGGCGGGCGACCAGCCGTCGGACGCGGCGCTCGGCACCACCGCCCTGGAGGCGCTCTCCACGTTGTACCCCGCGCCGCTCCCCGGAGCGGCCTGA
- a CDS encoding alpha/beta fold hydrolase: protein MATYVLVHGSWGGGWIWGRVRPALEAAGHRVLAPSLTGLGDRHHLAGPGVGLGTHVQDIARLLEWEEIDDAVLVGHSYGGMVVTGVSAVAGARISRVVYVDAFVPRAGQSAFDILSWLREAFVPSDGGPSWAVAPMDFAALGVTDPADLDWLAARATPQSRLTHEEPVGPGVEEALSSIPVTYLHCTGQPHFDDVAADAARRGFRVVALDGCGHMAIVTDPGRLVAELLSPA from the coding sequence ATGGCGACGTATGTGCTCGTCCACGGTTCCTGGGGCGGCGGATGGATCTGGGGACGCGTGCGTCCGGCGCTGGAGGCGGCCGGGCACCGCGTCCTGGCGCCGAGTCTGACCGGACTCGGCGACCGCCACCATCTCGCGGGCCCCGGGGTCGGCCTGGGCACCCACGTCCAGGACATCGCCCGGCTCCTGGAGTGGGAGGAGATCGACGACGCCGTCCTCGTCGGGCACAGTTACGGCGGGATGGTGGTGACCGGCGTGAGCGCCGTCGCCGGCGCGCGGATCTCCCGGGTCGTCTACGTCGACGCCTTCGTCCCGCGCGCCGGCCAGTCCGCCTTCGACATCCTGTCCTGGCTGCGCGAGGCGTTCGTCCCGTCGGACGGCGGGCCGTCCTGGGCCGTCGCGCCGATGGACTTCGCGGCGCTCGGCGTGACCGACCCGGCGGACCTGGACTGGCTCGCGGCCAGGGCCACGCCGCAGTCGCGGCTGACCCACGAGGAGCCCGTCGGTCCGGGGGTCGAGGAGGCGCTCTCCTCGATCCCGGTCACCTACCTGCACTGTACGGGCCAGCCGCACTTCGACGACGTCGCCGCCGACGCCGCCCGGCGGGGTTTCCGGGTGGTCGCCCTGGACGGCTGCGGTCACATGGCGATCGTCACCGATCCCGGGCGGCTGGTCGCCGAGCTGCTGTCACCGGCGTAG